One genomic region from Hydrogenispora ethanolica encodes:
- the infB gene encoding translation initiation factor IF-2, with translation MNKVRVHELSKELGISIKDLMAYLNGLGANVRNHMSTIEDKFVDEARQAFPAAQKQPRIANSNRPLTAEEVKRELFQTKPSAKEQGSPVKQPAATVAPRPAQTAINDRPNPVRTGMPGMAQAKPEIPKTANNAQPAQNQQRPQPPSQPAKSQVTQPNVPHSNAPRSNNTPYNNQARPSAPQAHSQGQTGRENQRPAESGANKAGMRESDRRPENKRPIQQDADRRGERGPNQNMPRTAAAVNNNRQGAPRDQRYQGQNQGRPAPNNQNRPEARTQDGNRNQTRPGGKPGLSNQRQNQGAPHSQNQQNNRRPAQQGGRFDRRNASGQQQSRGPVGGRFGKPTKPEGPATTVKSVQLPSQMTVKDFSQLIEVSASDVIKKLMGLGVMATINQEIDMDTMTLIAVEYGISATAAQTEEEKLQIEEIEDDPATLVTRPPVVTIMGHVDHGKTSLLDAIRQTNVTAQEAGGITQHIGAYQVELNDRKITFLDTPGHAAFTAMRARGAQVTDIAILVVAADDGVMPQTVEAINHAKDANVSIIIAINKMDKPGANPDRIKQDLTEYGLVAEEWGGDTIFVPVSAKKRTGIEQLLEMILLVADVKDYRANPNRAAKGTIVEAQLDKGRGPVATVLVQTGTLQVGDSIIAGAAAGKVRVLNNDKGKRVKKAGPSTPVEVIGFTEVPEAGDIVQVVSEERLARELADKRMQFKREAELKKNQKITLDDLFSKIKEGEIKELKIIIKADVQGSVEAIRQSLERLSNDEVRVKVIHGGVGAIGEGDVMFASASNAIIVGFNVRPDPSAKRIAEKDGVDIRLYRIIYNIIEDVQKALEGMLAPEYQEIINGRAEVRAVYKVPKVGNIAGSYVLEGKISRNSDIRLIRDNIVIHEGKIESLKRFKDDAREVLEGFECGIGIEKFNDIKEGDIIEAFAMEEIKRSAKS, from the coding sequence ATAAATAAGGTACGAGTTCATGAATTAAGCAAAGAATTAGGAATATCCATAAAGGATTTAATGGCCTACCTAAATGGATTAGGGGCTAACGTCCGCAATCACATGAGCACGATTGAAGATAAATTCGTCGATGAGGCAAGGCAGGCATTTCCCGCGGCTCAAAAACAGCCACGCATCGCCAATTCCAATCGGCCTTTGACGGCTGAAGAAGTCAAAAGGGAGCTTTTTCAGACTAAACCGTCCGCTAAGGAGCAGGGATCTCCGGTGAAACAACCAGCGGCTACTGTTGCTCCCAGACCAGCTCAAACAGCGATCAATGACCGTCCTAATCCGGTCAGAACGGGTATGCCCGGTATGGCGCAAGCGAAACCCGAGATCCCCAAAACAGCCAATAACGCACAGCCAGCTCAGAATCAGCAACGTCCGCAACCGCCGAGCCAGCCGGCCAAGAGCCAAGTAACGCAACCGAACGTGCCACATTCCAATGCGCCGCGCTCCAATAATACTCCGTATAATAATCAAGCGCGTCCGAGTGCGCCGCAGGCCCATTCCCAAGGTCAAACAGGGCGGGAGAACCAACGACCGGCGGAATCCGGAGCGAACAAGGCTGGAATGCGCGAGTCCGACCGCCGGCCCGAAAATAAACGCCCGATCCAACAGGATGCCGATCGCAGAGGAGAACGCGGACCCAATCAAAATATGCCCAGAACCGCGGCGGCAGTCAACAACAACCGGCAGGGCGCGCCTCGCGATCAGAGGTATCAAGGCCAGAATCAAGGCAGGCCCGCGCCAAACAATCAAAACCGGCCCGAAGCCAGAACACAGGATGGAAATCGAAATCAAACCCGGCCGGGCGGTAAACCCGGTTTGAGCAATCAACGGCAGAACCAGGGTGCTCCGCACTCTCAGAACCAACAAAACAATCGTCGGCCGGCGCAACAAGGAGGCCGTTTTGATAGGCGGAATGCATCCGGGCAACAACAATCGCGAGGCCCTGTAGGAGGACGTTTCGGCAAACCGACTAAGCCGGAAGGTCCAGCCACGACTGTTAAATCAGTTCAACTTCCGAGCCAGATGACGGTGAAGGACTTCTCGCAACTGATCGAAGTATCCGCCAGCGATGTCATCAAGAAGTTGATGGGCTTAGGCGTGATGGCGACGATCAACCAGGAAATCGACATGGATACCATGACCCTGATCGCGGTCGAGTATGGTATTTCGGCTACCGCCGCCCAAACGGAAGAAGAAAAGCTGCAAATCGAAGAGATTGAGGATGATCCGGCCACACTTGTTACCCGTCCGCCGGTGGTTACTATCATGGGGCATGTCGATCATGGGAAAACCTCATTGTTGGATGCGATCCGTCAGACGAATGTCACCGCGCAGGAAGCGGGCGGCATCACCCAGCACATTGGGGCATACCAAGTTGAGCTCAATGACCGGAAAATCACCTTTTTGGACACTCCCGGCCACGCAGCCTTTACTGCGATGCGGGCCAGAGGAGCTCAAGTAACGGATATTGCCATTTTGGTAGTGGCTGCTGATGATGGCGTCATGCCGCAGACAGTGGAAGCGATCAATCACGCCAAGGATGCCAATGTCTCCATTATTATCGCCATCAATAAGATGGATAAACCGGGGGCAAACCCCGATCGCATCAAGCAAGATCTGACCGAATACGGGCTAGTGGCCGAGGAGTGGGGCGGCGATACCATTTTTGTCCCGGTGTCCGCCAAAAAACGTACCGGGATCGAACAATTATTGGAGATGATTTTGCTCGTAGCCGATGTCAAAGATTATCGCGCCAACCCTAATCGGGCTGCCAAAGGGACCATTGTTGAAGCTCAACTGGATAAGGGTCGCGGACCTGTGGCTACAGTTCTGGTTCAAACCGGAACCCTTCAAGTCGGGGACTCGATTATTGCCGGCGCGGCCGCCGGAAAAGTTAGAGTACTCAATAATGACAAGGGAAAACGGGTCAAAAAAGCGGGACCGTCTACCCCGGTGGAAGTAATCGGTTTTACCGAAGTGCCGGAAGCTGGCGATATTGTCCAGGTTGTCTCCGAGGAGCGTCTGGCGCGGGAACTGGCGGATAAACGCATGCAATTTAAACGCGAGGCCGAGCTGAAAAAGAATCAGAAGATTACGCTCGACGATCTCTTCTCAAAAATTAAAGAAGGAGAGATTAAGGAGCTAAAAATCATTATTAAAGCCGATGTTCAAGGCTCAGTGGAAGCGATTCGCCAGTCTTTGGAACGGCTGTCCAATGACGAAGTCCGGGTCAAGGTGATTCACGGCGGTGTGGGAGCCATCGGTGAAGGTGACGTGATGTTCGCCTCGGCTTCCAATGCGATCATTGTCGGGTTCAACGTCCGTCCCGATCCGTCCGCAAAGCGGATTGCCGAAAAAGATGGCGTGGATATCCGGCTGTACCGGATCATTTATAATATTATTGAGGATGTTCAAAAAGCTTTGGAGGGCATGCTAGCCCCCGAGTATCAAGAAATTATCAACGGTCGGGCGGAAGTCCGGGCGGTTTATAAAGTTCCCAAAGTCGGTAATATTGCCGGAAGTTATGTTCTGGAAGGAAAAATTTCCCGGAACAGCGACATTCGTTTAATTCGCGATAACATCGTCATTCATGAAGGAAAAATTGAATCGTTAAAACGCTTTAAAGATGATGCCCGTGAAGTTCTGGAAGGATTTGAATGCGGTATTGGTATCGAAAAGTTCAATGATATCAAAGAAGGCGATATTATCGAGGCTTTTGCGATGGAAGAGATCAAACGTTCCGCAAAATCATAG
- the rbfA gene encoding 30S ribosome-binding factor RbfA: MAEHRAERISELIKEEFGSILRKDLKDPRIGFVSVTAVEVSNDYSHVKIFVSILGDETSKRSAMEGLESAKGFIRTELGKRIRLRHTPEVHIIADDSIERGSRIIELIEELKRSEKGEKPS, encoded by the coding sequence ATGGCAGAGCACCGAGCGGAAAGGATTAGTGAGCTAATCAAAGAGGAGTTTGGCAGTATTCTGCGGAAGGATCTGAAAGATCCGCGAATTGGCTTTGTTAGTGTCACCGCGGTGGAAGTTTCGAATGATTATAGCCATGTGAAAATCTTTGTCAGTATTCTCGGCGATGAAACTTCTAAACGCTCAGCCATGGAGGGATTGGAAAGCGCCAAGGGATTTATCCGGACCGAGCTGGGAAAACGGATCCGGTTACGGCACACTCCCGAAGTCCATATCATTGCGGATGACTCAATTGAGCGGGGCTCGCGCATCATTGAATTGATCGAGGAACTCAAAAGGTCCGAAAAAGGGGAGAAACCTTCTTGA
- a CDS encoding DHH family phosphoesterase — protein MTNLFEDFFTMVRQKERFVVVCHVHPDGDAIGSLLAVGLTLRKLGKSVNMICSDGIPPVYGFLEGTNLIGREIGNFDPEVIICVDCAEKERVAVADSLWESSAFVINIDHHVTNSGFGGLNIVDPEAAATGEIVFKILTAGPFQMDKAIASAVYTAIATDTGFFRYSSTSAFTLESASLLVKDYQVEPAKIAEQVHDQKSYNSVRLLGVVLNTLKVDCNGKVAWLILDQSMLSQFPVDNEETESFVNYARSLEGVEVGILFKELKPDEIKISWRSTSAVDVSKLAAFYGGGGHARAAGCTIMGPIQQVVNEVIAYVSHGYGAAHVARNNDY, from the coding sequence TTGACCAACCTATTTGAAGATTTTTTCACGATGGTGCGACAGAAAGAACGTTTCGTGGTCGTTTGCCATGTTCATCCGGACGGCGATGCGATCGGTTCTTTGCTGGCGGTAGGGTTGACCCTTCGTAAACTTGGAAAATCAGTAAACATGATCTGTTCCGATGGTATCCCACCCGTTTACGGTTTCCTGGAAGGTACGAACCTTATCGGGCGTGAAATTGGCAACTTCGATCCTGAAGTGATTATTTGTGTTGACTGCGCTGAAAAAGAAAGGGTGGCCGTAGCGGATTCTCTTTGGGAGTCTTCAGCGTTCGTCATCAATATCGACCATCATGTCACCAATTCCGGATTCGGCGGCTTAAACATTGTAGACCCTGAAGCCGCCGCTACCGGAGAAATTGTTTTTAAAATTTTAACTGCTGGCCCTTTTCAAATGGATAAGGCGATTGCATCGGCTGTTTATACCGCAATCGCCACGGATACTGGATTTTTTCGATATTCCAGCACCTCGGCCTTTACTTTGGAATCCGCTTCACTGTTGGTCAAAGACTATCAGGTTGAACCGGCCAAAATTGCCGAACAGGTTCATGACCAAAAAAGCTATAATTCTGTACGGTTGTTAGGAGTTGTTTTGAACACGCTGAAAGTGGATTGTAACGGCAAAGTAGCGTGGTTGATCCTTGATCAGTCCATGTTGAGCCAATTCCCGGTCGATAATGAAGAAACGGAGAGCTTTGTCAATTATGCCCGCTCCTTGGAAGGCGTGGAGGTCGGGATCTTATTTAAAGAGTTAAAACCGGATGAGATCAAAATCAGTTGGCGTTCCACTTCCGCAGTGGATGTCAGTAAATTGGCGGCATTCTATGGCGGAGGGGGACATGCTCGAGCAGCCGGTTGTACGATTATGGGTCCGATTCAACAAGTTGTAAATGAAGTCATTGCTTATGTAAGTCATGGTTACGGAGCCGCTCATGTGGCACGGAATAACGATTATTAA
- the truB gene encoding tRNA pseudouridine(55) synthase TruB has protein sequence MWHGITIINKERGLTSHQVVSALRRILHQSEIGHTGTLDPEATGVLVVGFGQGTRSFPYLNETTKLYRAEVILGRTTDTQDATGKILGEKTDFQIDLATVRAAIKQLTGEIRQVPPMFSAVKVHGSKLYDLARKGLEVERQSRPITVLNWHILAEQPGYHFLDRIPVEIACSKGSYIRTLIHDLGQILGCGAHMGSLIRLRSGDFRIEDSVTVDTVKDYFSQGRFAELLLSLNVALDHLVPLWIGDEDLEKVLHGGKLSFGKYQIQVSSGQLARVLDRNSLVRAVVQLQDAGSYPYWQPVKVFQYS, from the coding sequence ATGTGGCACGGAATAACGATTATTAACAAGGAACGGGGCTTAACATCTCACCAGGTAGTGTCCGCTCTACGTCGTATATTGCACCAAAGCGAGATCGGGCATACCGGTACCCTTGATCCGGAGGCAACCGGAGTCTTGGTAGTGGGATTTGGACAAGGCACCCGTTCTTTTCCGTATTTAAATGAAACGACAAAATTATACCGGGCGGAGGTCATTCTGGGAAGAACTACCGATACCCAAGATGCCACCGGTAAAATTCTGGGCGAGAAGACTGATTTCCAGATCGACCTGGCTACGGTCCGGGCGGCGATTAAGCAATTAACGGGCGAAATTCGACAAGTACCTCCCATGTTTTCCGCGGTGAAGGTTCACGGGAGTAAACTATATGACCTCGCTCGGAAAGGCTTGGAAGTCGAACGACAGTCCAGACCCATTACGGTTTTGAACTGGCATATCCTTGCCGAACAACCGGGTTATCATTTTTTAGATCGGATTCCGGTTGAGATAGCATGTAGCAAGGGGAGCTATATTCGGACTTTGATCCATGATCTGGGGCAAATTCTCGGCTGCGGAGCGCATATGGGAAGCCTGATTCGATTACGTTCCGGAGATTTCAGGATCGAAGATTCTGTCACGGTGGATACGGTCAAGGACTATTTTTCACAGGGAAGGTTTGCCGAGCTTCTGCTGTCTTTGAATGTTGCTTTGGATCATCTGGTGCCGTTGTGGATCGGGGATGAAGATCTGGAGAAGGTGCTTCACGGCGGTAAATTATCGTTTGGGAAATACCAGATTCAAGTGAGCAGCGGTCAACTGGCGCGAGTATTGGACCGGAATTCTCTGGTTCGGGCTGTGGTTCAGCTGCAGGATGCCGGTTCGTATCCCTATTGGCAGCCGGTTAAGGTTTTTCAATATTCATAA
- a CDS encoding bifunctional riboflavin kinase/FAD synthetase, with protein sequence MKVWKTIYEAERELNAAHSQTVVTVGNFDGVHLGHQAIMSQVTRIAKTHQWLGLVLTFSNHTESFLGKAPPLLNTPAIRRALLAEQGIDAVLEVEFDHAFAELDPAVFFQKWLVEGLKVQAMVVGYDFRFGTGGQGDFALLRNLCQQSQIRLEQVRPVQVDGITVSSSAIRKYLAAGEIEIANQLLGYSFHIITEVIAGEQRGRKMGFPTANLFLDESYLLPRYGVYLVRVSSTGQIFYGVANVGVKPTFDGQVPLVEVYLLDTSINLYHRQVQVDFLYYLRPEVRFGGMTELQEQIQQDVARARELLSRL encoded by the coding sequence ATGAAGGTGTGGAAAACAATATACGAGGCTGAAAGGGAATTGAACGCCGCTCATTCACAAACGGTAGTGACGGTCGGCAATTTTGACGGCGTTCACCTCGGGCATCAAGCCATTATGTCCCAAGTGACACGGATTGCAAAAACTCATCAGTGGCTGGGGCTCGTTTTGACTTTTTCCAATCATACCGAAAGTTTTTTAGGAAAGGCGCCGCCTTTGTTAAATACACCCGCGATACGCCGTGCGCTTCTTGCGGAGCAGGGTATCGATGCAGTGCTGGAGGTGGAGTTCGACCATGCTTTTGCAGAATTAGACCCGGCTGTTTTTTTTCAAAAATGGTTGGTCGAGGGCCTAAAAGTTCAAGCGATGGTCGTGGGGTATGATTTTCGCTTTGGAACCGGCGGGCAAGGTGATTTTGCACTCTTACGGAACTTGTGCCAACAGAGCCAGATCCGTCTTGAACAGGTTCGGCCGGTGCAAGTGGACGGAATCACTGTCAGTAGTTCCGCGATTCGTAAATACCTTGCGGCCGGAGAAATAGAAATAGCCAATCAGCTTTTGGGTTATTCGTTTCATATTATAACCGAAGTGATCGCTGGTGAACAGCGCGGGCGGAAGATGGGCTTTCCAACCGCCAACCTCTTTTTGGATGAATCTTACCTCTTACCCCGATATGGCGTTTATTTGGTACGGGTTAGCAGTACAGGACAGATATTTTATGGCGTGGCCAATGTAGGTGTGAAACCCACGTTTGATGGGCAGGTTCCTTTAGTGGAAGTCTATTTACTGGATACGTCCATCAATCTTTATCACCGACAGGTCCAGGTGGATTTTCTATATTATCTCCGGCCTGAGGTACGATTCGGCGGGATGACGGAGCTTCAAGAACAGATTCAGCAAGATGTTGCTAGAGCCCGTGAATTGTTATCAAGGCTATGA
- the ppdK gene encoding pyruvate, phosphate dikinase, with protein sequence MAKYVYLFNEGNASMRNLLGGKGANLAEMTGLGLPVPRGFTVSTEACTRYYDDGKVIASEIEEQILAALAKTEQIVGKTFGDPQNPFLVSVRSGARASMPGMMDTILNLGLNDVVVEGLAKLTNNPRFAYDSYRRFIQMFSDVVMEVEKPKFEKILDAVKHENGAKFDTDLTAENLQEVVKRYKVLFKEEKGFEFPQDPKVQLMEAVKAVFRSWDNPRAIVYRRLNDIPSDWGTAVNVQEMVYGNMGNDSGTGVAFTRNPSTGEKKLYGEFLMNAQGEDVVAGIRTPQSIDQLKEVMLEVYNQFATIAETLEKHYRDMQDMEFTIERGKLFMLQTRNGKRTAAAALKIAVDLVNEGMATKAEAVLKVDPKQLDALLHPNFEPKALKAAVPIAKGLPASPGAATGKVFFEAEDAVNAFKNGEKKVVLVRLETSPEDIEGMHVSQGILTGRGGMTSHAAVVARGMGTCCVAGCSEIKINEEEKFFVDKNGKKYGEGDWISLDGSTGNVYGEQLPTIEPEMTGDFATLMQWADELRVLKVRTNADTPNDAKTARKFGAEGIGLCRTEHMFFEPDRIPAMREMIVARTEEQRRKALDKLLPMQRGDFEGLFREMQGYPVTIRFLDPPLHEFLPQEDEDIRALAQEMGLTFEDLKAVVADLHEFNPMMGHRGCRLAVTYPEIAEMQTRAVIEAAINVNKEGMNVVPEIMIPLVGEVKELKYVKDVVVKTADEVIAKAGVKLDYKVGTMIEIPRAALTADDIAKEAEFFSFGTNDLTQMTFGFSRDDAGKFLEEYYNKKIYESDPFARLDQTGVGKLVEMAAKLGKQVRPDIKLGICGEHGGDPSSVEFCHKVGLNYVSCSPFRVPIARLAAAHAAVKKEGDLGQK encoded by the coding sequence ATGGCAAAGTATGTTTACTTGTTCAATGAAGGCAATGCTTCGATGAGAAACCTTCTCGGCGGAAAAGGGGCCAACCTGGCAGAGATGACCGGTTTAGGCCTGCCGGTACCGAGAGGGTTTACTGTTTCCACCGAAGCCTGCACCCGGTATTATGATGACGGGAAAGTCATTGCTTCCGAGATTGAGGAACAGATTCTGGCTGCCTTGGCGAAAACTGAGCAGATTGTCGGAAAGACATTCGGAGATCCCCAAAATCCTTTTCTGGTTTCCGTACGTTCCGGCGCCCGCGCTTCCATGCCCGGCATGATGGACACCATTTTGAACCTCGGCTTGAACGACGTGGTTGTCGAGGGTCTGGCCAAATTGACCAATAACCCCCGTTTCGCTTATGACAGCTATCGCCGTTTTATCCAGATGTTCAGCGATGTGGTGATGGAAGTCGAAAAACCGAAGTTTGAGAAGATCCTGGATGCTGTGAAACACGAGAATGGTGCCAAATTTGACACCGATTTGACTGCCGAAAACCTCCAAGAAGTCGTGAAACGCTATAAAGTTCTGTTCAAGGAAGAAAAAGGGTTTGAATTCCCGCAAGATCCCAAAGTCCAATTGATGGAGGCCGTGAAAGCTGTCTTCCGTTCCTGGGATAATCCCCGGGCCATTGTCTATCGTCGCTTGAACGATATTCCCAGCGACTGGGGTACCGCGGTGAACGTTCAAGAGATGGTCTACGGCAACATGGGAAATGATTCGGGAACCGGCGTGGCCTTTACCCGTAATCCTTCCACCGGAGAAAAGAAGTTATATGGCGAGTTTCTCATGAATGCGCAGGGCGAGGATGTTGTTGCCGGTATCCGGACACCGCAATCCATTGATCAGCTGAAAGAAGTTATGCTCGAGGTTTATAACCAGTTTGCCACCATCGCCGAGACGCTGGAGAAGCACTACCGGGATATGCAAGACATGGAGTTTACCATTGAGCGCGGTAAATTGTTCATGCTTCAAACCCGGAATGGCAAGCGGACCGCTGCCGCGGCTTTGAAGATCGCGGTGGATCTGGTGAATGAGGGTATGGCTACCAAGGCGGAGGCCGTACTGAAAGTTGACCCGAAACAGCTGGACGCCTTGTTGCATCCCAATTTTGAACCGAAGGCTTTAAAAGCTGCTGTTCCAATTGCCAAAGGTTTGCCGGCATCCCCGGGCGCCGCTACCGGCAAGGTCTTTTTCGAGGCCGAGGACGCAGTCAACGCTTTCAAAAACGGCGAGAAGAAAGTGGTGCTGGTCCGGTTGGAAACTTCTCCCGAAGACATCGAAGGAATGCACGTTTCGCAAGGTATCCTGACCGGACGCGGCGGAATGACCTCCCATGCGGCGGTGGTTGCCCGTGGAATGGGAACCTGCTGTGTGGCCGGTTGCAGTGAGATCAAAATCAATGAAGAAGAGAAATTCTTCGTCGATAAAAACGGCAAAAAATACGGTGAAGGCGATTGGATCTCCTTGGACGGCTCCACCGGAAATGTTTACGGCGAGCAATTGCCGACCATTGAACCCGAGATGACCGGCGATTTCGCGACGTTGATGCAGTGGGCCGATGAACTTCGCGTCCTGAAGGTTCGGACCAATGCCGATACGCCGAATGATGCCAAAACCGCCCGGAAATTTGGTGCCGAGGGCATCGGCCTTTGCCGTACCGAGCATATGTTCTTTGAACCTGACCGGATTCCGGCGATGCGCGAGATGATCGTGGCCCGGACCGAGGAACAACGCCGCAAGGCGCTGGATAAGTTGCTGCCGATGCAACGGGGCGACTTTGAAGGCTTGTTCCGCGAGATGCAAGGTTATCCTGTGACCATTCGTTTTCTGGATCCCCCGCTGCATGAATTCTTGCCCCAGGAAGACGAGGACATCCGCGCGTTGGCTCAGGAAATGGGCTTGACTTTTGAAGATCTGAAAGCGGTAGTGGCCGACCTTCACGAGTTCAATCCGATGATGGGCCATCGTGGCTGCCGCTTGGCCGTGACCTATCCGGAGATCGCCGAGATGCAGACCAGGGCGGTTATTGAAGCAGCGATTAACGTCAACAAGGAAGGGATGAATGTCGTTCCCGAGATTATGATTCCTTTGGTTGGCGAAGTCAAAGAGCTGAAGTACGTCAAGGATGTCGTGGTGAAAACCGCTGACGAAGTGATCGCCAAAGCCGGCGTGAAATTGGATTATAAAGTCGGTACCATGATCGAAATCCCGCGGGCTGCCTTAACTGCCGATGATATCGCCAAGGAAGCCGAGTTCTTCTCCTTTGGCACCAACGACTTGACCCAGATGACCTTCGGCTTCAGCCGTGACGATGCCGGGAAATTCTTGGAAGAGTACTATAACAAGAAAATTTACGAGTCCGATCCCTTTGCCAGACTGGATCAGACGGGCGTCGGCAAGCTAGTTGAGATGGCTGCCAAACTCGGCAAACAAGTTCGTCCCGACATCAAACTCGGAATTTGTGGCGAGCATGGCGGCGATCCTTCTTCCGTTGAGTTCTGCCATAAGGTCGGTTTAAACTATGTCTCCTGCTCGCCGTTCCGTGTGCCTATCGCCAGATTGGCTGCAGCTCACGCCGCGGTGAAAAAAGAGGGAGACCTCGGTCAAAAATAA